The Arachis duranensis cultivar V14167 chromosome 2, aradu.V14167.gnm2.J7QH, whole genome shotgun sequence genome has a window encoding:
- the LOC127744835 gene encoding phosphoinositide phosphatase SAC3-like isoform X1, with amino-acid sequence MFSIQRNLNDHNTTGQSLYETRFVWNEFLTRGVRNNLQNASWTGALVYGFFKQVSHLEKRVLRNKMSELGIVNVFIQWTSKQRRA; translated from the exons ATGTTTAGTATTCAAAGGAACTTAAATGATCATAATACAACAGGACAATCACTTTACGAAACACGGTTTGTTTGGAATGAGTTTTTGACTCGTGGAGTCAGGAATAATCTCCAGAATGCTTCCTGGACAGGTGCCTTAGTTTATGGCTTTTTTAAACAG GTGTCACATCTGGAGAAAAGAGTACTACGAAACAAGATG AGCGAATTAGGCATAGTAAATGTTTTCATACAATGGACCAGTAAA
- the LOC127744835 gene encoding phosphoinositide phosphatase SAC3-like isoform X2, producing the protein MFSIQRNLNDHNTTGQSLYETRFVWNEFLTRGVRNNLQNASWTGALVYGFFKQVSHLEKRVLRNKMSELGIVNVFIQWTSKRRA; encoded by the exons ATGTTTAGTATTCAAAGGAACTTAAATGATCATAATACAACAGGACAATCACTTTACGAAACACGGTTTGTTTGGAATGAGTTTTTGACTCGTGGAGTCAGGAATAATCTCCAGAATGCTTCCTGGACAGGTGCCTTAGTTTATGGCTTTTTTAAACAG GTGTCACATCTGGAGAAAAGAGTACTACGAAACAAGATG AGCGAATTAGGCATAGTAAATGTTTTCATACAATGGACCAGTAAA